A stretch of DNA from Corvus cornix cornix isolate S_Up_H32 chromosome 13, ASM73873v5, whole genome shotgun sequence:
ACCAGGATTTCTGTTGGGTTTAAATTGCACTGCTGGGATTTGGTGGGGGACAGAACTAAACAAATTAGACAACTTACAAACTGATATTGATTAGGGCTGGTAGTAGGCAAGTGTTTAGACTTAACCTAAAATTGGTGTAAATACAGGCAACTTACCCAgttaaaatcctttttatgTGCTGAACTACActagaataaaataaatccttgcTTTAAGACACCATCCTGTTTCTGTGAGAAATGTGAGCTGTGGTGAATAATGAACTGAAATAAGGGAcccagctgggattttttttagcCATGGAGTTGATAAATGGAATTCCAGGAAAAATAGGCACACAAGCCTTCATGTGAGGAGGGAGAGAGCACAGTTAACCCTGCAGCCATGCTGCTCCACTGAAGGAAACCTGTAGCAAACCTGCAAAATTCAAGGCAGAAGAGTATTTAGGTCATGATTTCTAGAATGtggaagtaaaagaaaagctgttgctTCACCAAGTGCATCTTTCAGCATCACAGAACTGGTACTGCCACATACAGAGAGAAGTGTGTTCGGCTTTCCCTTCGCAGCTGAGTGTCTGCTGCCACACCAATACCAAATGTGTTGTTGTTGTCTTAGGTTTCACTGATTCCAGCTTCCTAACGCTGCTGAGGAAGATGCCAGACATTGAACAACTTTATGGTCTTCATCCCAGGTATCTGGAAAGGCGCCGAGTCCGTGGCCACGAAGCTTTCAGCATTCCTGGAGTTTTAGAGGCTTTGCAGGCCTGTCCAAATTTGCTGGTGAGTGGCTGGCTGGGGAGAGAACCTCCTTCAGCACTGTTAAAAGTTGTGACAAGGACTTGGTGCTTCTGGGGCTTTGGTTTAGACctggctgcacagggagcagTTAATTGTGACCCTATTTGCCAATGACAGCTATTTTCAGTTGCATTCCTGGCAATCCCAGGTGCTCTTAAGCCCAGCAGTGAATTAAAGCTCTGAtccctctgcttttaaaaagacaagTCTTGCTAGAAATTAAGTGATTTAAGCTTACATTCTGTAGTTTACATGGTAAAGAGGATGTTGTTGTTGAACTGGTGTTAGAGcatttgctttgcttccttttatCCAGGGTGTTGAGACCTCTCATTTAGAGCTGGTGGAAGCTATTTGGACATACATGCCCCAAGTCCACATTTTAGGGAAGTTTCGTAATCGTAATGGTGCTTTTCCAATTCCTCCTGAGAACAAGCTGAAAATTCCTATAGGAGCTAAAATTCAGACTTTGCACTTAGTAGGTGAGTGTGGTCGTGGTGAAGTAGTTGGCTTCAACACAGGTGGATTTAAAGGCATTGAAACTCTGCAAATTTGTAATTCTTTTGAGGAGAGGGAGTTTGGGCTGTGGCATCTTGGAGCTCTTAGTTGGATATCTGATAGCAGGTGCAGAGGGCAAGTTCTAAAGAATTATTGCCAAACCAAGGTGAAGAACTTGTGTTTCAAGTGTTCACAGCTTTTCTCACTTGccacaaagcacagaaaagcttcCTTTTGAAAGCCAGCAATTTGTCATGCAGCTGAATGGTTTAAAGcttgtttaaaatgtttgtttgttttgtttatgtattATTAGGGGTGAATGTCCCTGAGATTCCTTGTATCCCAATGCTGAGGCACCTTTATTTGAAGTGGGTGAGACTCACCAAaccacagccttttaaagatttCCTTTGTATCAGCTTACGTGCTTTTGTCATGAGGAACTGTGCTGGTAAGAGGGATTCTTCCTGTCTGAAGGGGATGGTAGAGCATGTAGGAAATCTGGTTCTGTTAAAGTCTTGGAATTCCACATTCTGAGATCAACCCTTGCTTGATTTGTGGTGTTGGACAGAAATCTCTCCCTGTCCTATCCCTTGCTTGGTGCTGTGTGCTTCTGTTGACTTCCTGCTCTGGAGGGACGTGTGTGGATGTGTTTTGATTCTTCCATGGCATAATTCAGGGAGAAGTGAACAATCTGCTTTGTCTTTCTGACCTTGTTGTGTGCAGGACCCACAAACTCTCTGAAGTACGTTCCCCTGGTGACAGGCCTGGCTTCTGCCAGGAATCTGGAGCACTTGGAACTGGTCCGTGTTCCATTTCTTGGAGGACTTATCCAGCACGTGGTAGAAGACAGCTGGAGATCAGGTGGGAAACTCCTAATCCCTCAAACttcaccaaaaataaataaataaattaaagcttTAGCAAattctggaggtttttttgtctgtagCATATCCTTTCCTGACTGTTATTTCCAAGTTTGGAACTATCATCAAGGGGCTAAATATGTTCTGTATTGGGTGTAATTTTGATATTCTAACTGCAATTAACACTTAATGAGCTGCACTTATTGGTGAGCAGAACCAGGATTGGAGGAGTTGGGTGcaagtatttgttttcttgctttgctaAAAAAGGTCAAGACAACACTGGTGCAAATGTGTCGGGCTGAAGGCTGTGGTGTGAGACTGAAGAGTAAGAAGGGTGTTCTTTATTTGCCAGGTGGTTTCAGGAATTTGCACACTATAGTACTGGGAGCTTGCAAGAATGCACTTGAAGTGGATCTTGGCTACCTCATCATAACTGCTGCACGAAGGTACCTCCCTTCAGATGTCtctttgcttctcctttttcaaaataaatgtcttaGGAATGATGTCCAAGAGACAACAGCTGTCAAAGTCTAAGGAATACACGTTTAGACTTTGCATAACAGGAGTGTTCTGTGattaaaataactgcaaataCCCTCTGAATCCAGCCATTGCTGGAAGaattctctgattttattaGGACAGGGCACCTTCTGGagtgttttctgtgttgtggcCTGAATTTTGATAGGAGCAATTTTGAATTCCCTGCAGGTTGCACGAAGTGCGGATCCAGCCTTCCTTGACCAAAGAtggtgttttttctgctttgaagatGGCTGAACTGGAATTCCCACAGTTTGAAACTCTTCACCTAGGCTACGTTGATGAGTTTTTACTACAGTGTATGACACTTTCTATGTACATAAAAACCATAAGGATTACATAAATTGCTCTGTTCTCAATCACGTTCTCGGTGATTAATAACAGTATTAATGTTGCACGTATTGAGGCTGCTGATCTCATACAGCCAAATCCGGTTTTCCTCACTTCCTGAAACTGGCAAAGCTCAGCTTTATTAAAGGAATGATCTGATCAATAAGGAGTTAGAAAATCCTGCTATAAAAGGCAAATTTACTGCTGTGTCTGCTCCTCTCTCTTTTATAGGTAAAATGACGAGTACGGACTTGGTGAGGTACGGCTTGGCTGATGTGGTTGAAAACCCAGGAATTATTACAGATATTGGTATGAAAGCTGTaaatgaagttttttctttcatcaagTATCTGGTCATTTACAACTGCCCACATCTACATAACCCAAATAATTGGATCACAGGTATTGCACACCTTTGAAATTTCAGAGCTATTCTATGAATTTCTGTGCTAAACCAGAATTTCTCTGCTCTAGTACTGCTTGTTCTGTTGTTAGTAAGTACAGTAGATGATGCTTGCTTTGGGGCCATGGTGATGCTGGGAACAGGATGGAGATACAGAGGATGCTGCTCTCAGATCTGAAAAGGGAGTAATGAACAAGGAGTGAGGTGGGAATCCCTCAGGAACGGCCTCTCTTGTGTTCCCAGATCACTCGAGGTGGACACGCCTGGTTGACCTGACCCTGGTGAGGTGCCACGCCATCAAGCTGGACTCTTTCAGTCAGTTCATCGAGTTACTGCCAAGCTTGGAGTTTATTTCTCTGGACCAGATGTTTAGAGAGCCTCCAAAGGTAAATTCCACAGGAtgctttggctttttcttgTTGCCAGGATTTATACTTGTTTCCGTTTCATTGGCAATCCggtgtgctcctgctgctgtgcagtctTTTCAAAGTTGTCGTTATTTAAGGAGATTGGTAAGAAATTACTTTGGTTTGCAGTTGCTTTTAGCGTGGTCTGCTGAGGAAAGTGGTGCTGCTTCTGCAGATGGGAGCAGTGGCAAGGAGTGAACGTGtgaccagaaaataaaactcactCATTCTGTCAAGATCTCTGCTGATAGTTCACTGTGCTCCTGCTTtggatattattttttcttcttaggcCTCTCTTTACAATACTAAGAggtttttatgattttttttactggGTGAAATGGGGGTAGTTTCCcttttgaagtgttttcaaAGCTTaggaatttatttcttcacGTTGTCCCCTCCCACACTGTAACACAAATCCTTGGTAAGATGCTGGCATGGAATGGAAAGGGCCCATGTAAAACCTGCTTCCTGTGGTCATTAATGGTGCCTTgaggctgctgtgtgctggggagaCTCTGATCTGCTGTTCGTGTTGATGTAATGATCCCACAGCAAATTAACAGATTAACACAATTAATAGATTAAAATTAAGTGCTTTGAGGAGTTCCCTTTCATTGGGAGTTTAACTGTCAATTTTCTGAGTTGCCAACCTGAAGATGGACATGTGCAGTCAGGAAATCTGAGAGACAGTTTCCCTTTCACAGACAATTCCAGCAGAGTGGTTTTCCTGTTGCCGTCAGGGAATGTTGACATAACAAATCCATGTTTTCAAATCTGAATTCCTGCTCTTTGTTTCCAGGGTTGTGCTCGTGTGGGCCTAAGTGCAGGCACGGGAATTGGGGTCTCCTCTGCCCTGGTGAGCAATCAGAACTCCAACAATGAcaatgacaacaacaacaaccaccagaacaacaacaaccccAACATCCACCACAACAACCACCAGCACCCCAACGAGCAGAACGAGGAGAACGAGCTGCGCCAGGAGGGCCCcgctgaggagcagcagattGGGGCTGAGGGTAATCCCAGGGCACCTTTTGGGGGAGATTTGCAGCTGAGGGTAATCCTTGGGGTACTTTGAGGGGTGATTTTATCTGCATTCCCCCTCACATAGGCTCCTGGTCAAGATAGGAATATGCATTGAACGCTCGTTGCTCTTTCAGCTCCTGGTGTGCAGTTTGAATCTTTCCTGTGCCACATCTGGGTGATAAAAGCTGCCacagtgcagagctggctgtCACTGCAGCTGTAGGCTCCGTGTGACATCCTCTGGGGAAGTGCCAGGACTCctcagggcacagctgggagaacatcccagtgctgctggtgtatttttaatatttcccaGCAAAGACTGAAGTCGTTGGAGGGAATGAAAATGTAAATCCTGGTTATGCTGCTCTGCATAGAACAAAACTTttgaggaggaggggaaaatcTGAGTGAACTAAACCCCGAAAGTTAGACTGGGCTTTAGCTACAGAGATGGAGAACAAATCTGTGAGAGACCTTGTGCAACCCAGAGGCTCATCAAGGGAATCAAGGCagctattatttatttcttgtgGGTGCTTGAGGGCTCTCTTCATTCTCTTTCCTATCCCTGACCTCCTCTTGCCCTTTCCAGCCCTGAATGAGATGGAGGAGGTGGCACAGGAAGAaggggaggctgctgggcaggcCCAGAAcgagctgccagctcccagccaggctgttGTTCCCATGGAGGTGGATGAAGAGCAAGCAGGTAACTCTGGGAAGAAATCATCTCTTGGTATCTCCCTGAGGGATTCATTTTCCATTGTAAGTCTGGTTTTGCTTCAGCTGGGTTGTCTGGTTTGGAATGATGATGTTAGCATATCTTAATTTATTCTGTGTTACAGCCCAGAGTTTTCCTCACATATGCAGGGAAATACCTTGACCTTAAATCCTGATTTTTGTGCTCAGTATAATGAAAGTCAAGGCCTGAATGAGCTTGTCCTGTTGCTCTGTTGGTGTTCATGGCCTTACTTCTTTCACTGCAGCACTTGggttcttttttgctttttctcaagCCAGGACAACTGGTTCCAGTGTTAATTGAATTTGTATTACTGGCACAAGGCAgtcttgatttcttttattgCCACTTTTTGCTGGACAATAACATTTTCTACTGAATATCCCAACAACCTGAAGTAGCATTCCATTGTGCCACTCTTCTCTTCCAAACCAGAATGCTTTAATGCTGAAATGCAGTTATTTTGCTCTTCTCCCATTTAGATTTTAATGAGGGAGCCACAGAATGGGTAGTTAAACTGgctcaaattaatttcttaccATTTTTTCAAGCAGTGCAGAAAGTTCTTCAACCCTTTAATCCATGCTTGGTTAATTTGTACATGAACTGTTGATATTCTCCTTCTCAGGACCAAGTGGAATTCAACCTGTTGTAAAAGCAGCTCCAATTACCATCCATGATTCAGACAGtgaggatgaagaggaaaacaTGGGCACTTCCAGAGCCTGCATCTCCAACAGCATTGCACAGAATTACTCagatggggaggagaagagcAGGGATCCAGTGGAAACCAGAGAACCTTCAGGTGTGCAACATTTATTTGTAAGCTTCAGTCTTTCCATCTGGTTCAGGTTCATTTCTAGCTCAGTTTGGAATGTAGAGTGAAGGTGTAAGGACATATTTTGAGCTCAAATCACAGATGTtgtacagaaacagaaatagtgGTGCTGCACTGATCAGAAACCTGCAGCTCCTCTTTGGGATTCCCAAGTGGACAGAATTTATCATGCTTGTGAGCCCCCAGTGTGGATGTCAGTTCTGGTTTGAGGGGGGAAATAATCTGTGTTTGGACAGAATTTTTATCGACATTTGTACTGCCAATAttggggatttggggtttggggtaTGTAATGAGCTAAGAGGATTAAGACAGTAGGTGTtaaggaggaatttctccatggaaagggtgctcaggccttggcaggggctgcccagggaggtttggagtgcccatccctggaggtgcccaaggaagggctggaggtggcactcagtgctctgggctggggacaaggtggggattgggcacagcttggactcgatgggctgggagggcttttccaacttCAGTGATCCTGGGATTAAGTTCTGTTATGATTTGTACACTGCTCAGTGGGGGCTTTTATTCACCTGtgagctgaggctgctgttACTGCTGGAAGCACTGCCCAGACCCAGGAGGGGGAGCTGAGGGTTGCTGCTGAAATGTGAACTTCAGTCCTGTCTCCATTCCTGTTTGATTCCTCACCTTTAAGAAAATAGAAGCCtctttatattaaatattaggaaaaaatccctCCCTATGAGGGTGGtagaggccctggcacagggtgcccagagcagctgtggctgcccctggatccctggcagtgcccaaggccaggctggacattggggcttggagcagcctgggacagtgggaggtgtccctgccatggcaggggtggcactggatgggctttaaggtctcttccaacccaaaccattgcaTATTCTTTGACTCTGATGTCAGTGTGCCTTTCATATTGTTGTGCCTGTGTGACAgtgagctgctctgggacaATTTGACAGATTTATGTGACAAACCCTCCAGCACATGTCTCCAAAAATAGCTGCAGGACATTACAAAGATGCAGCAACAGCTACAAATACTAATAATTCCCGTTCCTGGGAAGATTGTCGTTGGCCTCTGGGCTTTCATGTGTTTTCAGTAGCCTTCAGCAGAGTAACACTGACATTGATTTGAGGTTTTCTCACTGTTGTCCCTCCCTTCGCTCCTGCAGTGAGCGGCAAAGGCAAGACTCCCCTGCGGaagagatgcagcagcagccacggGGGCCAGGCCAAGCAGTTCCCCAGTGAGGAGAGCAGCTGTGAGAAGGGCTGCCAGGTGACCAGCGAGCAGATCAAAGCTGACATGAAAGCAGCCAGTGACATGCCCGAGAGGAGCAAGAGCAAGGATTCCTACGGCAGCTGCAGCAGCGCTCCGGGATCCACGGCAacagccagctcctgcagcgCTGCTTCTCCCAGTCCTGACTGTgcccagccagcccagagccactctgctggcagcagcccagcagctggagaggagtCCAGGCACTGTGGCTGCTCTCCTTGCAAAAGGGAAGGCTCCAGTGAGAGGGAGCCTGAGGAGAGCTCCGTTTGCTCCCGGTGTTCCTCCAGGGCCGCGCAGCACAGGACGAGCGGGGGGTGTGATGGGGAGTGCCCCTCCACGAGTGGAGCCTGCAGGGACGGGCCAGACTTTGCACTTAGGACACTGCCAGactgtggggctgcaggagagcccGGGGATGACAGGACTAGTGGGAGtgcctgtggggctggcagccaggagcagagcatgCAGCCCCCAAGCTGGGAGCTGGACTGCAAGGAGGAGTATCCTCGGAGACCCCTGACCAGGGCCAGGAGCAGGCTGTCCCATGTGCCTCTGGTGTCAGAGCCAGGTAGGACTTACACACAGAGTAACGGCTGAGTAACTGCAGTGCTGCCGTGAGACAGCTCTGAGCTCCCCAGGGAGCTCTGATGTGGAGCTTGTTAGTCAGGGATTTAAACCTGAGTGGTTTGAAAGGGTCAGAGCTTGATGGAACAGAGGTGCCATCACCAGGTGAAATCAGATTTCTCTGAAAGTGCCACTGACTTTTTCCTCCATGCAGCTTTCTGTTGATGTTCTCCATACATTCTAACCAGTATTTGCTTTACTCCTTTGGAaagcaaatgcagttttttGGTAGCTCTGTCTGCCTGTGAAGGCTGTGATTCATTGAAACATGATGAATGTTTCCCCATTAAAATcctccctggaaaggcagcagctaCACTTAGATCTGAACAAGAAGGCAAAGGTTATAGCTGGTGTTTTATCAACCAATAAAGAAAGCCATAATTATAATTGAGCCAGACTTTTGGACCTGCACTGGGTGCTGCTTCCAGGTGTTTAAGGCAAGGTGGTCAAACTTACTgaaaattgtcctttttttaaacaccttcaTCCTTCACATTATTGTTTTGCTCATCtgacataaaataaaacccctgaAGGGTTGGAATGAAGGGAGAAAACAACAGATGTGAGAGGGGAACTCGCTGTTTCTTTCAAATATGCTTCCTTTCCAAAATAATCACCTTAGTCTGGCACAAGCTCATATATCCAGGATTCTTTGCTGGGAATATCTGGCAGGTGAAATGAAACTGGAAGATGAAATGTGCTGCTTACAGAACCGTGAGTGTTGGAGGCAAGAGAAGATTGAGAGCAAATTCCTGCCTC
This window harbors:
- the FBXO38 gene encoding F-box only protein 38 isoform X4 — encoded protein: MPVPEAEGGGDAVPARGEGGGSVCGALVGVHAHRYLERRRVRGHEAFSIPGVLEALQACPNLLGVETSHLELVEAIWTYMPQVHILGKFRNRNGAFPIPPENKLKIPIGAKIQTLHLVGVNVPEIPCIPMLRHLYLKWVRLTKPQPFKDFLCISLRAFVMRNCAGPTNSLKYVPLVTGLASARNLEHLELVRVPFLGGLIQHVVEDSWRSGGFRNLHTIVLGACKNALEVDLGYLIITAARRLHEVRIQPSLTKDGVFSALKMAELEFPQFETLHLGYVDEFLLQCKMTSTDLVRYGLADVVENPGIITDIGMKAVNEVFSFIKYLVIYNCPHLHNPNNWITDHSRWTRLVDLTLVRCHAIKLDSFSQFIELLPSLEFISLDQMFREPPKGCARVGLSAGTGIGVSSALVSNQNSNNDNDNNNNHQNNNNPNIHHNNHQHPNEQNEENELRQEGPAEEQQIGAEALNEMEEVAQEEGEAAGQAQNELPAPSQAVVPMEVDEEQAGPSGIQPVVKAAPITIHDSDSEDEEENMGTSRACISNSIAQNYSDGEEKSRDPVETREPSVSGKGKTPLRKRCSSSHGGQAKQFPSEESSCEKGCQVTSEQIKADMKAASDMPERSKSKDSYGSCSSAPGSTATASSCSAASPSPDCAQPAQSHSAGSSPAAGEESRHCGCSPCKREGSSEREPEESSVCSRCSSRAAQHRTSGGCDGECPSTSGACRDGPDFALRTLPDCGAAGEPGDDRTSGSACGAGSQEQSMQPPSWELDCKEEYPRRPLTRARSRLSHVPLVSEPEVAKPKPRQTTKRKRTADKSTSTSDPVIEDDHVQVLTLKSKNLVGITLTNCGITDLVLKDCPKMMFIHATRCRVLKHLKVENAPVVNRFDYAQCKKLNMDQVLDQILRMPPERNRIIYLRPMQQVDTLTLEQKIFSGPYPYHICIIHEFSNPPNVRNKVRVRSWMDTIANINQELIKYEFFPEATRTEEDLKKYPKYPWGRDIYTLEGIVDGAPYSMITDFPWLRSLRTAEPNSYARYDFEDDERTTIYAPRRKGQLSADICMETIGEEISELRQVRKGVFQRVVAIFIHYCDVNGEPVEDDYI
- the FBXO38 gene encoding F-box only protein 38 isoform X2 codes for the protein MCMECLSRKLKEAVTLYLRVVKVVDLCAGRWWEYMPTGFTDSSFLTLLRKMPDIEQLYGLHPRYLERRRVRGHEAFSIPGVLEALQACPNLLGVETSHLELVEAIWTYMPQVHILGKFRNRNGAFPIPPENKLKIPIGAKIQTLHLVGVNVPEIPCIPMLRHLYLKWVRLTKPQPFKDFLCISLRAFVMRNCAGPTNSLKYVPLVTGLASARNLEHLELVRVPFLGGLIQHVVEDSWRSGGFRNLHTIVLGACKNALEVDLGYLIITAARRLHEVRIQPSLTKDGVFSALKMAELEFPQFETLHLGYVDEFLLQCKMTSTDLVRYGLADVVENPGIITDIGMKAVNEVFSFIKYLVIYNCPHLHNPNNWITDHSRWTRLVDLTLVRCHAIKLDSFSQFIELLPSLEFISLDQMFREPPKGCARVGLSAGTGIGVSSALVSNQNSNNDNDNNNNHQNNNNPNIHHNNHQHPNEQNEENELRQEGPAEEQQIGAEALNEMEEVAQEEGEAAGQAQNELPAPSQAVVPMEVDEEQAGPSGIQPVVKAAPITIHDSDSEDEEENMGTSRACISNSIAQNYSDGEEKSRDPVETREPSVSGKGKTPLRKRCSSSHGGQAKQFPSEESSCEKGCQVTSEQIKADMKAASDMPERSKSKDSYGSCSSAPGSTATASSCSAASPSPDCAQPAQSHSAGSSPAAGEESRHCGCSPCKREGSSEREPEESSVCSRCSSRAAQHRTSGGCDGECPSTSGACRDGPDFALRTLPDCGAAGEPGDDRTSGSACGAGSQEQSMQPPSWELDCKEEYPRRPLTRARSRLSHVPLVSEPEVAKPKPRQTTKRKRTADKSTSTSDPVIEDDHVQVLTLKSKNLVGITLTNCGITDLVLKDCPKMMFIHATRCRVLKHLKVENAPVVNRFDYAQCKKLNMDQVLDQILRMPPERNRIIYLRPMQQVDTLTLEQKIFSGPYPYHICIIHEFSNPPNVRNKVRVRSWMDTIANINQELIKYEFFPEATRTEEDLKKYPKYPWGRDIYTLEGIVDGAPYSMITDFPWLRSLRTAEPNSYARYDFEDDERTTIYAPRRKGQLSADICMETIGEEISELRQVRKGVFQRVVAIFIHYCDVNGEPVEDDYI
- the FBXO38 gene encoding F-box only protein 38 isoform X3, which translates into the protein MRCFATSLGYHVHGMPVPEAEGGGDAVPARGEGGGSVCGALVGVHAHRYLERRRVRGHEAFSIPGVLEALQACPNLLGVETSHLELVEAIWTYMPQVHILGKFRNRNGAFPIPPENKLKIPIGAKIQTLHLVGVNVPEIPCIPMLRHLYLKWVRLTKPQPFKDFLCISLRAFVMRNCAGPTNSLKYVPLVTGLASARNLEHLELVRVPFLGGLIQHVVEDSWRSGGFRNLHTIVLGACKNALEVDLGYLIITAARRLHEVRIQPSLTKDGVFSALKMAELEFPQFETLHLGYVDEFLLQCKMTSTDLVRYGLADVVENPGIITDIGMKAVNEVFSFIKYLVIYNCPHLHNPNNWITDHSRWTRLVDLTLVRCHAIKLDSFSQFIELLPSLEFISLDQMFREPPKGCARVGLSAGTGIGVSSALVSNQNSNNDNDNNNNHQNNNNPNIHHNNHQHPNEQNEENELRQEGPAEEQQIGAEALNEMEEVAQEEGEAAGQAQNELPAPSQAVVPMEVDEEQAGPSGIQPVVKAAPITIHDSDSEDEEENMGTSRACISNSIAQNYSDGEEKSRDPVETREPSVSGKGKTPLRKRCSSSHGGQAKQFPSEESSCEKGCQVTSEQIKADMKAASDMPERSKSKDSYGSCSSAPGSTATASSCSAASPSPDCAQPAQSHSAGSSPAAGEESRHCGCSPCKREGSSEREPEESSVCSRCSSRAAQHRTSGGCDGECPSTSGACRDGPDFALRTLPDCGAAGEPGDDRTSGSACGAGSQEQSMQPPSWELDCKEEYPRRPLTRARSRLSHVPLVSEPEVAKPKPRQTTKRKRTADKSTSTSDPVIEDDHVQVLTLKSKNLVGITLTNCGITDLVLKDCPKMMFIHATRCRVLKHLKVENAPVVNRFDYAQCKKLNMDQVLDQILRMPPERNRIIYLRPMQQVDTLTLEQKIFSGPYPYHICIIHEFSNPPNVRNKVRVRSWMDTIANINQELIKYEFFPEATRTEEDLKKYPKYPWGRDIYTLEGIVDGAPYSMITDFPWLRSLRTAEPNSYARYDFEDDERTTIYAPRRKGQLSADICMETIGEEISELRQVRKGVFQRVVAIFIHYCDVNGEPVEDDYI
- the FBXO38 gene encoding F-box only protein 38 isoform X1, with amino-acid sequence MGPRRKTVKASAVSREGAGSTKAEEPKDYMNQLSHEVLCHIFRYLPLQDIMCMECLSRKLKEAVTLYLRVVKVVDLCAGRWWEYMPTGFTDSSFLTLLRKMPDIEQLYGLHPRYLERRRVRGHEAFSIPGVLEALQACPNLLGVETSHLELVEAIWTYMPQVHILGKFRNRNGAFPIPPENKLKIPIGAKIQTLHLVGVNVPEIPCIPMLRHLYLKWVRLTKPQPFKDFLCISLRAFVMRNCAGPTNSLKYVPLVTGLASARNLEHLELVRVPFLGGLIQHVVEDSWRSGGFRNLHTIVLGACKNALEVDLGYLIITAARRLHEVRIQPSLTKDGVFSALKMAELEFPQFETLHLGYVDEFLLQCKMTSTDLVRYGLADVVENPGIITDIGMKAVNEVFSFIKYLVIYNCPHLHNPNNWITDHSRWTRLVDLTLVRCHAIKLDSFSQFIELLPSLEFISLDQMFREPPKGCARVGLSAGTGIGVSSALVSNQNSNNDNDNNNNHQNNNNPNIHHNNHQHPNEQNEENELRQEGPAEEQQIGAEALNEMEEVAQEEGEAAGQAQNELPAPSQAVVPMEVDEEQAGPSGIQPVVKAAPITIHDSDSEDEEENMGTSRACISNSIAQNYSDGEEKSRDPVETREPSVSGKGKTPLRKRCSSSHGGQAKQFPSEESSCEKGCQVTSEQIKADMKAASDMPERSKSKDSYGSCSSAPGSTATASSCSAASPSPDCAQPAQSHSAGSSPAAGEESRHCGCSPCKREGSSEREPEESSVCSRCSSRAAQHRTSGGCDGECPSTSGACRDGPDFALRTLPDCGAAGEPGDDRTSGSACGAGSQEQSMQPPSWELDCKEEYPRRPLTRARSRLSHVPLVSEPEVAKPKPRQTTKRKRTADKSTSTSDPVIEDDHVQVLTLKSKNLVGITLTNCGITDLVLKDCPKMMFIHATRCRVLKHLKVENAPVVNRFDYAQCKKLNMDQVLDQILRMPPERNRIIYLRPMQQVDTLTLEQKIFSGPYPYHICIIHEFSNPPNVRNKVRVRSWMDTIANINQELIKYEFFPEATRTEEDLKKYPKYPWGRDIYTLEGIVDGAPYSMITDFPWLRSLRTAEPNSYARYDFEDDERTTIYAPRRKGQLSADICMETIGEEISELRQVRKGVFQRVVAIFIHYCDVNGEPVEDDYI